A genomic segment from Polyangium mundeleinium encodes:
- a CDS encoding MopE-related protein: MRNLMRERLFAGAIFLVVGVAAFGCSDGGATSSNGTGGSGGAGGLGGAGGQGGEGGTAVCNEEETQPCYTGPAGTQGQGECKGGTTTCVGGQWSACAGEVLPSAAETCDGKDDDCNGQVDDAIPQVTCGLGACSVTVDGCKDAAVPDCTPLPPPSETETCNGSDDNCDGQIDEGCTCVDGQTQSCYSGGAATKGVGACKDGTQTCAGGTWGPCEGETLPAAEACDSLDNDCDGTSDEDLGQTTCGAGACAKTVESCVNGMPQPCNPGMPSPETCNGVDDDCNLLIDDGLGTLTCGMGVCQKTVQACVAGQAQMCVPSMGTTETCNGVDDNCNGQTDEGNPGGGGVCTTGLQGVCAAGVLNCQNGSLTCTATAMAGAETCDGQDNDCDGQTDEGNPGGGAVCSTGKPGICGPGTTACTNGAPVCNQNAQPVAEICNGVDDDCDGQADESNPGGGAACTTGLQGVCAAGTQTCTSGALSCKQNVMPSTEICDGKDNDCDGLIDETVPNIVSIFSETFANNAAGWGLGTEWQIGAAKVSSGHGYGYPDPAADHTLTADNGVAGVVLGGNASTVVHAAYYLTSPIINTSGTGFVTMDLWRWLNSDYDPYMINTIEVSANNGSTWTVIWQSGAMPGIQEQAWNNYNYDLTPYKSATMRVRFGVSVNQLDAYVVSSWNLDDIVIRRCQ, encoded by the coding sequence ATGCGGAACCTCATGCGCGAAAGGCTGTTCGCGGGCGCAATCTTCCTCGTCGTCGGCGTCGCTGCATTCGGGTGCAGCGACGGCGGAGCCACGTCCTCCAACGGCACGGGCGGCAGCGGCGGCGCGGGCGGGCTCGGCGGCGCAGGCGGCCAGGGCGGTGAGGGCGGAACCGCCGTTTGCAACGAGGAGGAGACCCAGCCCTGTTATACCGGCCCCGCGGGCACCCAGGGCCAAGGTGAATGCAAAGGCGGCACCACGACGTGCGTCGGTGGCCAGTGGTCCGCGTGCGCCGGCGAGGTCTTGCCGAGCGCCGCGGAGACGTGCGACGGCAAGGACGACGATTGCAACGGCCAGGTCGACGACGCCATCCCGCAGGTCACCTGCGGCCTCGGCGCCTGCTCCGTCACCGTCGATGGCTGCAAAGATGCAGCCGTCCCCGATTGCACCCCGCTCCCGCCTCCCTCGGAAACGGAGACCTGCAACGGCAGCGACGACAATTGCGACGGCCAGATCGACGAGGGGTGCACCTGCGTCGACGGACAAACGCAATCGTGTTATTCGGGCGGCGCCGCCACGAAGGGCGTCGGCGCATGCAAGGACGGCACGCAGACCTGCGCCGGCGGCACCTGGGGGCCCTGCGAAGGGGAGACCCTTCCTGCCGCCGAGGCTTGCGATAGCCTCGACAACGATTGTGATGGGACGTCCGACGAGGATCTCGGGCAGACGACCTGCGGCGCCGGCGCCTGCGCGAAGACCGTCGAGAGCTGCGTGAACGGCATGCCCCAGCCTTGCAATCCCGGTATGCCGAGCCCCGAGACGTGCAACGGCGTCGACGACGATTGCAATCTCCTCATCGACGACGGCCTCGGCACGCTCACCTGCGGCATGGGCGTGTGTCAGAAGACCGTGCAGGCTTGCGTCGCTGGACAAGCGCAAATGTGCGTGCCCAGCATGGGCACGACCGAGACGTGCAATGGCGTCGACGACAATTGCAATGGTCAGACGGACGAGGGCAACCCCGGCGGCGGCGGCGTGTGCACCACGGGCCTCCAGGGCGTCTGCGCGGCGGGCGTGCTCAACTGCCAGAACGGCTCGCTCACCTGCACGGCGACGGCCATGGCCGGCGCCGAGACGTGCGACGGCCAGGACAACGACTGCGACGGCCAGACGGACGAGGGCAACCCGGGCGGCGGCGCCGTGTGCTCGACCGGAAAACCCGGCATCTGCGGGCCGGGCACGACGGCTTGCACGAACGGCGCGCCGGTCTGCAACCAGAATGCGCAGCCCGTGGCCGAGATTTGCAATGGCGTCGACGACGATTGCGACGGCCAGGCGGACGAGAGCAACCCGGGCGGCGGCGCCGCGTGCACCACCGGCCTTCAGGGGGTCTGCGCCGCGGGCACGCAGACGTGCACGAGCGGGGCGCTCTCGTGCAAGCAGAACGTCATGCCTTCAACCGAGATTTGCGACGGCAAGGACAACGATTGTGATGGGCTGATCGACGAGACGGTCCCGAACATCGTTTCGATTTTCTCCGAGACCTTCGCGAACAACGCCGCTGGGTGGGGGCTCGGGACCGAGTGGCAAATCGGCGCGGCCAAGGTGTCCAGCGGGCATGGGTATGGCTACCCGGATCCCGCCGCAGATCATACCCTGACCGCGGACAACGGCGTCGCTGGTGTCGTACTCGGTGGCAATGCGAGCACGGTGGTTCACGCGGCCTACTACCTCACGAGCCCCATCATCAACACGAGCGGGACGGGCTTCGTGACGATGGACCTCTGGCGGTGGCTGAACAGCGACTACGACCCCTACATGATCAACACGATCGAGGTTTCCGCGAACAATGGCTCGACCTGGACCGTAATCTGGCAGTCGGGCGCCATGCCGGGCATCCAGGAGCAGGCGTGGAACAACTACAACTATGACCTGACCCCCTACAAGTCCGCGACCATGCGCGTCCGTTTCGGCGTCAGCGTCAACCAGCTCGACGCGTACGTCGTGTCGTCCTGGAACCTGGACGACATCGTCATTCGCCGCTGCCAGTAA
- a CDS encoding endonuclease/exonuclease/phosphatase family protein: MSALLVLSSGGCGQDGRVRESSSGDAGGSGGSGGTGGSGGAGGGAPKDPMPLRVANWNVRNYLNDKNDSAAVDEVVRSTAQYVNHRKAIGVVLSAIDADVVVLQEVENEASLSDLVQSELGGKYTSIGIVDGNDPRGVDIGILSKLPIDKVVSHKDEQFPLNGTVGPTYRFSRDCPEYHLTYNGRKLVLLGVHFKAKEDDNPNKRLAEAQRTRAIANALVKEDPSRAVLVLGDFNDVPGSPPYLAMLGEGDGMYTNAPDFVPANVRWTYDYQGALELVDHQMSHPLLAGMLDQASVTIRHGNDVDDATDHAPIVATYGVK, encoded by the coding sequence GTGTCCGCGCTGCTCGTGCTTTCGAGCGGCGGATGCGGGCAGGACGGCCGCGTCCGGGAGAGCTCGAGCGGCGATGCCGGCGGGAGCGGCGGGAGCGGCGGGACGGGCGGGAGCGGCGGAGCCGGCGGAGGGGCGCCGAAGGATCCGATGCCGCTGCGCGTGGCCAACTGGAACGTTCGCAATTATCTGAACGACAAGAACGATAGCGCGGCGGTGGACGAGGTGGTGAGGTCGACGGCGCAATACGTGAACCATCGAAAGGCCATCGGCGTGGTGCTTTCGGCGATCGACGCGGACGTGGTGGTGCTGCAGGAGGTGGAGAACGAGGCTTCGCTCTCGGACCTCGTGCAAAGCGAGCTCGGCGGGAAATACACGAGCATCGGGATCGTGGACGGGAACGATCCGCGCGGCGTGGACATCGGAATTCTATCGAAGCTGCCGATCGACAAGGTGGTCTCGCACAAGGACGAGCAATTTCCGCTGAATGGGACGGTGGGGCCGACGTATCGATTCTCGCGCGATTGCCCCGAATACCACCTCACCTACAACGGGCGAAAGCTCGTGCTCCTCGGGGTGCATTTCAAGGCGAAGGAGGACGACAACCCGAACAAGCGCCTCGCGGAGGCGCAACGCACGCGCGCGATCGCGAACGCGCTCGTGAAGGAGGATCCGTCACGCGCGGTGCTGGTGCTCGGCGATTTCAATGACGTGCCGGGCTCGCCGCCGTACCTCGCCATGCTCGGCGAGGGGGACGGGATGTACACGAATGCGCCCGATTTCGTTCCGGCGAACGTCCGCTGGACGTACGACTATCAGGGGGCGCTGGAGCTCGTGGACCACCAGATGTCGCACCCGCTGCTCGCGGGGATGCTCGACCAAGCATCCGTGACCATTCGCCACGGCAACGACGTGGACGATGCAACGGATCACGCGCCAATCGTGGCCACGTACGGCGTAAAATAA
- a CDS encoding MopE-related protein yields MRSTIPATLVALGCLAIHAFGCAGGETPGQGGSAGTGGGGTGATGGTGGVGGQGGQGGAGGATCTPTDELCDGLDNDCDQEVDEDCPCVEGQTQSCYSGADGTQGVGSCTAGQQTCDVNGKWSKCKGEVVPKTQESCNGIDDDCNGMVDDMAPTICGFGACQVTVVTCENAQLNQCIPLQPTLEKCDGIDNDCDQIVDDSFPEKGKTCTSELIGACSKGKYACTSGALECVPDVMPVPETCNGIDDDCDGTLDEDIPGTGGQCGTGLLGVCANGAIQCKNSTIDCFPITPQSPEKCNGVDDDCDGVVDENNPEGGVSCQTGQSGTCATGTRKCSSGLLICEPNSSATPEVCNGIDENCNGIVDEGNPGSGAACGCGGTTACTDGKLLCTGGPPVYLYEDFSDAPDWTLGPEWEVKAAVSGGTCLNTSGTHSDPATDTSPSTDNKIAGVVVGGCSTSSQSATTHGYYYLTSPIFDTSAAPGVYLMFQRWLNSDATPFMNNVIEVFNGTAWVQVWQSGPTLSTASAWTKVSYDISQYKNATMRIRWGFNIASPLVDPMGSWNIDDVIVSTTICP; encoded by the coding sequence ATGCGATCGACGATCCCCGCCACGCTGGTGGCGCTTGGCTGCTTGGCAATTCATGCGTTTGGCTGCGCGGGCGGCGAAACCCCGGGGCAAGGCGGCTCCGCGGGGACGGGTGGCGGCGGCACCGGCGCCACCGGTGGCACCGGCGGCGTTGGCGGCCAAGGTGGCCAGGGGGGCGCGGGCGGCGCGACGTGCACGCCGACCGACGAGCTGTGTGACGGCCTGGACAACGACTGCGATCAGGAGGTCGACGAGGACTGCCCCTGCGTCGAAGGACAAACGCAGTCCTGCTACTCGGGCGCCGACGGCACGCAGGGCGTCGGCTCCTGCACCGCGGGTCAGCAGACGTGTGATGTGAATGGCAAGTGGAGCAAGTGCAAGGGCGAGGTCGTGCCGAAGACGCAGGAGAGCTGCAACGGCATCGACGACGACTGCAACGGAATGGTCGACGATATGGCGCCGACGATCTGCGGCTTCGGCGCCTGCCAGGTCACGGTCGTCACCTGCGAGAACGCCCAGCTCAACCAGTGCATCCCGCTCCAGCCCACGCTCGAGAAGTGTGACGGCATCGACAACGACTGCGATCAGATCGTCGACGACTCGTTCCCCGAGAAGGGGAAGACCTGCACGTCGGAGCTGATCGGCGCCTGTTCCAAGGGCAAGTACGCCTGCACCAGCGGCGCCTTGGAGTGCGTCCCCGACGTCATGCCCGTCCCCGAGACCTGCAACGGTATCGACGACGACTGCGACGGCACGTTGGACGAGGACATCCCCGGCACGGGCGGCCAGTGCGGCACGGGCCTGCTCGGCGTCTGCGCGAACGGCGCGATCCAGTGCAAGAACAGCACGATCGACTGCTTCCCGATCACCCCGCAATCGCCGGAGAAGTGCAACGGCGTCGACGACGACTGCGACGGCGTGGTCGACGAGAACAACCCCGAGGGCGGCGTCTCTTGCCAGACAGGTCAATCCGGCACCTGCGCGACCGGCACGCGGAAGTGCTCGAGCGGCTTGCTGATCTGCGAGCCGAACTCGTCAGCGACCCCCGAGGTGTGCAACGGCATCGACGAGAACTGCAACGGCATCGTCGACGAGGGCAATCCGGGCAGCGGCGCCGCGTGCGGCTGCGGCGGCACGACGGCCTGCACGGACGGCAAACTCCTCTGCACGGGCGGCCCGCCGGTCTATCTCTACGAAGACTTCAGCGACGCCCCCGACTGGACCCTCGGCCCCGAGTGGGAAGTCAAGGCGGCCGTCTCCGGCGGCACCTGCCTGAACACGAGCGGCACCCACAGCGATCCGGCGACCGACACCTCGCCCTCGACCGACAACAAAATCGCGGGCGTCGTCGTCGGCGGCTGCTCGACGAGCTCGCAGAGCGCGACGACGCACGGCTACTACTACCTGACGAGCCCAATCTTCGACACCTCGGCGGCGCCCGGCGTCTACCTCATGTTCCAGCGCTGGCTGAACAGCGACGCGACGCCGTTCATGAACAACGTCATCGAGGTGTTCAACGGCACCGCCTGGGTCCAGGTCTGGCAAAGCGGGCCCACCCTTTCGACGGCCTCCGCCTGGACGAAGGTCTCCTACGACATCTCCCAGTACAAGAACGCCACCATGCGTATCCGCTGGGGCTTCAACATCGCCTCGCCCCTGGTCGACCCGATGGGCTCGTGGAACATCGACGACGTCATCGTCTCGACCACCATCTGCCCCTAG
- a CDS encoding translocation/assembly module TamB domain-containing protein, whose product MVAGSAPTNKRTRKRGRRDVGRAFAVALCVLFALVGAIPLVLGALVRTGTVRAWAARETAALVQRELGVVARYRVAVQAWPMAIDLEDVVVDATDGGAPVLAVERISVRPRVFSLLDGELDVGEVEVLGPRIRAVVEGGALKNLSYKLPASQPSAEKARAPFSSLAVTDARIDALVEGVHVVTSEVDVDVSAEDDGAFEIALRAGKSTIVRTHPMPGRPDEDMVDEDVICRLDTRVRVDAEGLLVRRLRLLGAADLDPDAETSPGCELAREDWRSVELELGALRVELPKSGTPLAMPAFRGRVRTRLPVPLAHRFVDTPWLTGAVGLDVEVEHDGKSTLPRVAGRIEADRPGLSGKVFATTFEGELSIAEDVVRVSKIELTWADGTATIADVKIEPFATGAPLTAGPIEVRDLQFPGLLRDLGVHPQAHVAWHLERGRFERFTGTLSPLSLDGPMEITTRNFEVFDKPTTDPARGHMMSVAEGTLRGFFRVRPTGIVLDDVAIETPKSELHTTVKLFFRSYLDIEIAKGSHVDLSELSPLRNIPIAGIADVAAVARGPFTRPKVEADVAIKGFEFAAFSFGDVESARVFFEPFDLRLADVHVRKGESKIRAPEVHVDFDAGPNVVVDAEVDTQSAPHLWLHDFYRIVHLDDDPRFAEIDGNASGTARVHFVVGGPEDRCGAGRLRVKTKMHLEEVALFGEKYSDGDVDVDLDWEDREAGAAGMNLDVHAASLRKGAGSLLATVSVRPGGRVSGQAIATGIPIDHLDALGRMGKPLDGSISAIANISGTVSALEAQADVQISPIRIGPSSLPSSQLRVLMGSEGTQVKTTGWTRCGNPRSGPFDRAEFDRDTSAGTFRVDGMLAGGQLALSDVRITRQKHKVVTGKLTTRGLDLGTLANLIPGVAFSATPPHGSLDAALEIRRLPLDDLAKSDVVVTLTGLDLDRGGRRVSLQGTPGPIVVQNNTLVLPDLELVVQSGSGLSAPIALGGRVQRLVTAPEFDVGLRVGPLDLGRLSADMQQVSRARGSLEANLRVQGTTNALRYGGSARLRGGELALRGLPVSLDDIEVDVAVTNSEVRILRGAAKIGGGEVSLTGRMPIRGFELGTAEASILARGVKMPLGEGINLTADADLSATFRPFTSDEERAERNLPEVKGTVSLTSFTYSRPIALSLDLNQLAGGPKRTAVETYDPKNDALRFDVNVVSPRPMRFSNGLVDMLLEVTPPGLALSGTNQRYGARGNLRILPDSKLRLRNSEFTVREGSVRFDDPLRFAPRIDLRAQTEYRRYAATSAPGAAPADTSTSAAATATLGQQWRINLYAHGDQENVKLDLTSDPPLGQEDIVLLLTLGLTRAEMDRGLASSLGETVGLEALAALTGADKAVKTIVPLIDEFRFGTSYSSRTGRTEPTVTLGKRITEDVRATVTTGITENREVRSSIEWRLGKRVIVQGAYDNTNDVSSSPLGNLGADLRWRLEFE is encoded by the coding sequence ATGGTTGCCGGGAGCGCACCGACGAACAAACGCACGCGAAAACGCGGGCGTCGTGACGTCGGTCGCGCTTTCGCCGTCGCGCTCTGCGTGCTGTTTGCCCTCGTCGGCGCCATCCCGCTCGTCCTCGGGGCGCTCGTGCGCACGGGCACCGTGCGCGCGTGGGCTGCGCGAGAGACGGCCGCGCTCGTGCAGCGGGAGCTCGGCGTCGTCGCCCGCTACCGGGTCGCCGTGCAGGCGTGGCCGATGGCGATCGACCTCGAAGACGTGGTCGTCGACGCGACCGACGGCGGCGCGCCCGTGCTCGCGGTGGAGCGGATCAGCGTTCGTCCGCGGGTGTTCTCCCTGCTCGACGGAGAGCTCGACGTGGGCGAGGTCGAGGTGCTCGGGCCGCGGATCCGCGCCGTGGTCGAGGGCGGCGCGCTGAAGAACCTCTCGTACAAACTGCCGGCCTCGCAGCCTTCGGCCGAGAAGGCGCGGGCCCCGTTCTCTTCGCTCGCCGTGACGGACGCGCGCATCGACGCGCTCGTCGAGGGCGTGCACGTCGTGACCAGCGAGGTCGACGTCGACGTGTCCGCGGAAGACGACGGGGCCTTCGAGATCGCGCTCCGCGCAGGGAAATCGACGATCGTCCGGACGCACCCCATGCCCGGTCGGCCCGACGAGGACATGGTCGACGAGGACGTGATCTGCAGGCTCGACACGCGGGTGCGCGTCGACGCGGAGGGGCTGCTCGTGCGGCGGCTCCGCCTCCTCGGGGCGGCGGATCTCGATCCGGACGCGGAGACGAGCCCGGGGTGCGAGCTCGCGCGGGAGGACTGGCGCTCGGTGGAGCTCGAGCTCGGCGCGCTGCGCGTGGAGCTGCCCAAGAGCGGGACGCCGCTCGCCATGCCGGCGTTTCGAGGCCGCGTGCGGACGCGGCTGCCGGTGCCGCTCGCGCATCGCTTCGTGGATACGCCGTGGCTCACGGGCGCCGTGGGCCTCGACGTGGAGGTCGAGCACGACGGGAAATCCACGCTGCCGCGCGTGGCGGGGCGCATCGAGGCGGATCGACCTGGACTCTCCGGCAAGGTCTTCGCGACGACGTTCGAGGGCGAGCTGTCGATCGCCGAGGACGTGGTGCGCGTGTCGAAGATCGAGCTCACGTGGGCCGACGGCACCGCGACGATCGCGGACGTGAAGATCGAGCCGTTCGCGACCGGCGCGCCGCTCACGGCGGGCCCGATCGAGGTCCGCGACCTCCAGTTCCCCGGACTCCTGCGGGATCTCGGCGTGCACCCGCAGGCGCACGTGGCCTGGCACCTCGAACGAGGCCGCTTCGAGCGGTTCACCGGGACGCTCTCGCCGCTCTCGCTCGACGGGCCGATGGAGATCACGACGCGGAACTTCGAGGTCTTCGACAAACCGACGACGGATCCCGCGCGCGGCCACATGATGAGCGTGGCCGAGGGGACGCTGCGCGGCTTCTTCCGGGTGCGGCCGACGGGGATCGTGCTCGACGACGTCGCGATCGAGACGCCGAAGTCGGAGCTCCACACGACGGTGAAGCTGTTCTTCCGGAGCTACCTCGACATCGAGATCGCGAAGGGATCCCACGTCGATCTGTCGGAGCTCTCGCCGCTGCGGAACATCCCGATCGCGGGGATCGCGGACGTCGCCGCGGTCGCGCGCGGGCCGTTCACGCGGCCGAAGGTCGAGGCCGACGTGGCGATCAAGGGCTTCGAGTTCGCGGCGTTCTCGTTCGGCGACGTGGAGAGCGCGCGCGTGTTCTTCGAGCCCTTTGATCTGCGCCTCGCCGACGTGCATGTACGCAAGGGCGAGAGCAAGATCCGCGCGCCCGAGGTGCACGTCGATTTCGACGCAGGGCCGAACGTCGTGGTGGACGCGGAGGTCGACACGCAGAGCGCGCCGCACCTCTGGCTCCACGACTTCTACCGGATCGTGCACCTCGACGACGATCCGCGCTTCGCCGAGATCGACGGCAACGCGAGCGGGACGGCGCGGGTGCATTTCGTGGTCGGCGGGCCCGAGGATCGTTGCGGCGCGGGCCGCTTGCGCGTGAAGACGAAGATGCACCTCGAGGAGGTGGCGCTCTTCGGCGAGAAGTACTCCGACGGCGACGTCGACGTCGATCTCGACTGGGAAGATCGTGAGGCGGGCGCGGCGGGGATGAACCTCGACGTGCACGCGGCGAGCCTGCGCAAGGGCGCGGGCTCGCTGCTCGCCACCGTGTCGGTTCGTCCGGGCGGGCGCGTGTCCGGGCAAGCGATCGCCACGGGGATCCCGATCGATCACCTCGACGCGCTCGGCCGCATGGGCAAACCGCTCGACGGATCGATCTCGGCGATCGCGAACATCTCGGGCACGGTGAGCGCGCTCGAAGCGCAGGCCGACGTGCAGATCTCGCCGATCCGGATCGGGCCCTCGTCGCTGCCGTCGTCGCAGCTCCGCGTGCTCATGGGCTCCGAAGGCACGCAGGTGAAGACGACCGGCTGGACGCGCTGCGGCAATCCACGCTCGGGGCCCTTCGATCGGGCCGAGTTCGACAGGGACACGTCCGCGGGCACGTTCCGCGTCGACGGGATGCTCGCGGGCGGGCAGCTCGCGCTCTCGGACGTGCGCATCACGCGGCAGAAGCACAAGGTCGTGACGGGCAAGCTCACGACACGCGGGCTCGATCTCGGTACGCTCGCGAACCTGATCCCGGGCGTCGCGTTCAGCGCCACGCCGCCGCATGGCAGCCTTGACGCCGCGCTCGAGATCCGCCGGCTGCCGCTCGACGATCTCGCGAAGAGCGACGTGGTCGTCACGCTGACGGGGCTCGATCTCGATCGCGGCGGGCGTCGCGTGTCGCTGCAGGGGACGCCCGGGCCGATCGTCGTGCAGAACAACACGCTCGTGCTGCCCGACCTCGAGCTCGTCGTGCAGAGCGGCTCGGGTTTGTCGGCGCCGATCGCGCTCGGCGGCCGCGTGCAGCGCCTCGTGACCGCGCCCGAGTTCGACGTGGGCTTGCGTGTCGGGCCGCTCGATCTCGGGCGCCTGTCCGCCGACATGCAGCAGGTCTCGCGGGCGCGCGGGTCGCTCGAAGCGAACCTGCGCGTGCAAGGTACGACGAACGCGCTGCGGTACGGCGGTTCGGCGCGGCTGCGCGGCGGCGAGCTCGCGCTGCGAGGGTTGCCCGTGTCGCTCGACGACATCGAGGTGGACGTCGCGGTCACGAACAGCGAGGTGCGCATCCTGCGCGGCGCGGCCAAGATCGGCGGCGGCGAGGTGAGCTTGACGGGGCGCATGCCGATCCGCGGCTTCGAGCTCGGCACGGCCGAGGCGTCGATCCTCGCGCGGGGCGTGAAGATGCCGCTCGGCGAGGGGATCAACCTGACCGCGGACGCCGACCTCTCCGCGACGTTTCGCCCCTTCACGAGCGACGAGGAGCGCGCGGAGCGGAACCTGCCCGAGGTGAAGGGGACGGTGTCGCTCACGTCGTTCACGTACTCGCGGCCGATCGCGCTGAGCCTCGATCTGAACCAGCTCGCGGGTGGTCCGAAGCGCACGGCGGTCGAGACGTACGACCCGAAGAACGACGCGCTGCGCTTCGACGTGAACGTGGTCTCGCCGCGGCCGATGCGCTTCTCGAACGGGCTCGTCGACATGCTGCTCGAAGTGACGCCGCCCGGGCTCGCGCTCTCCGGGACGAACCAGCGCTACGGCGCGCGCGGCAACCTGCGCATCCTGCCCGACTCGAAGCTCCGGCTGCGGAACAGCGAGTTCACGGTGCGCGAGGGCTCGGTTCGGTTCGACGACCCGCTGCGTTTCGCGCCGCGGATCGATCTCCGCGCGCAGACCGAATACCGGCGGTATGCGGCGACCAGCGCCCCGGGCGCGGCGCCCGCTGACACGAGCACGAGCGCGGCGGCGACCGCGACGCTCGGGCAGCAGTGGCGCATCAACCTCTACGCCCACGGCGATCAGGAGAACGTGAAGCTCGACCTCACGAGTGATCCGCCGCTCGGCCAGGAGGACATCGTCCTCTTGCTGACGCTCGGCCTCACGCGGGCCGAGATGGATCGTGGTCTCGCCTCGTCCCTCGGCGAGACCGTGGGCCTCGAAGCGCTCGCCGCGCTCACCGGCGCGGACAAGGCCGTGAAGACGATCGTGCCGCTCATCGACGAGTTCCGCTTCGGGACGTCGTACTCGTCGCGCACGGGCCGCACCGAGCCGACGGTCACGCTCGGCAAGCGCATCACGGAGGACGTGCGCGCCACCGTGACGACGGGCATCACCGAGAACCGCGAAGTCCGTTCGAGCATCGAGTGGCGCCTCGGCAAACGCGTCATCGTGCAGGGCGCGTACGACAACACGAACGACGTCTCGAGCTCGCCGCTCGGCAACCTCGGCGCCGACTTGCGCTGGCGGCTCGAGTTCGAATGA
- a CDS encoding phosphate/phosphite/phosphonate ABC transporter substrate-binding protein, producing MADPTILIGAVAYDPKVVTIWEGMREHFQEHGVSLDFALFSSYERQIEALLHGHVDIAWNSGISHVRVKRRTEGKAIGIAMRDRDRDVCAKILIRREVVVRKLTDLHGKVLAVGTRDSAQSRILPLYYLKQAGVDLNQVKILAFDSDVGKHGDTGASELAVLAAVHEGRAHAGAVGSLVFQAEQATGHVDPRIVDVLWTTPTFDLRMFDAMPTLAADKAETFKRVLSEMAYANPKHRKLLDMEGLRRWVPGREQSYAPVRAALDDLPGFG from the coding sequence ATGGCTGATCCGACGATCCTGATAGGGGCGGTCGCATACGACCCAAAGGTCGTGACCATCTGGGAGGGCATGCGTGAGCACTTCCAGGAGCACGGCGTGTCCCTCGATTTCGCGCTTTTCTCCAGCTACGAGCGGCAGATCGAGGCCCTGCTCCACGGGCACGTCGACATCGCCTGGAACTCCGGCATCTCCCATGTGCGTGTGAAGCGGCGCACCGAAGGCAAGGCCATCGGTATCGCCATGCGCGACCGCGACCGCGACGTCTGCGCGAAGATCCTCATCCGTCGGGAGGTCGTCGTTCGCAAGCTCACGGACCTCCACGGCAAGGTGCTGGCCGTGGGGACGCGCGACTCGGCGCAGTCGAGGATCTTGCCGCTCTACTACTTGAAGCAAGCGGGCGTGGATCTGAACCAGGTGAAGATCCTCGCGTTCGACTCCGACGTCGGCAAGCACGGCGACACGGGCGCGAGCGAGCTCGCGGTGCTCGCGGCCGTGCACGAAGGCCGGGCGCACGCGGGCGCGGTCGGGAGCCTCGTCTTCCAGGCCGAGCAGGCGACGGGGCACGTCGATCCGCGCATCGTCGACGTGCTCTGGACGACGCCGACCTTCGACCTGCGCATGTTCGACGCGATGCCCACGCTCGCCGCGGACAAGGCCGAGACGTTCAAGCGCGTCCTCTCGGAGATGGCGTACGCGAACCCCAAGCACCGCAAGCTCCTCGACATGGAGGGGCTGCGCCGCTGGGTCCCCGGGCGCGAGCAGAGCTACGCGCCGGTGCGCGCCGCGCTCGACGATCTTCCCGGCTTCGGCTGA